From a region of the Chitinophaga caseinilytica genome:
- a CDS encoding ribonuclease Z, which translates to MFAVTILGNNSAIPTPERHPTAQVLTYNDQLMLIDCGEGTQTQLAKYKVRRGKIRYIFISHLHGDHYFGLIGLINSMSLLGRIEPLTVFGPPGLWDILELQLRHAATTLRFELQFQPLTPESAGVLFQDKDMEVSCFPTRHRIPCYGFAFSVQRRKRRIIPEQTRAYEIPSAFFSHLADGEDYIRKDGTIVKNDWVTLPPNPARRYVYCADSIYDEELVPWLQDADLMYHETTYLDDLRQRAADRYHSTTVQAATLAGMAGARRLLIGHFSSKYTELQPFLDECIPVFPNTELALEGATYII; encoded by the coding sequence ATGTTTGCGGTCACCATCCTCGGCAACAACTCGGCGATACCCACCCCGGAGCGGCACCCCACCGCACAGGTGCTCACGTATAACGATCAGCTCATGCTGATCGACTGCGGTGAGGGCACACAAACGCAGCTCGCCAAATACAAGGTGCGCCGCGGAAAAATCCGTTACATCTTCATCAGCCACCTGCATGGCGATCATTATTTCGGCCTGATCGGCCTCATCAACAGTATGAGCCTCCTCGGCCGCATCGAACCGCTGACGGTATTCGGTCCGCCGGGCCTGTGGGACATCCTCGAGCTGCAACTCCGCCACGCCGCCACCACCCTGCGTTTCGAGCTGCAGTTCCAGCCGCTGACGCCGGAGTCGGCAGGCGTGCTTTTCCAGGACAAAGACATGGAAGTGTCCTGCTTCCCTACCCGCCACCGCATCCCCTGCTATGGCTTTGCTTTCAGCGTACAGCGCCGCAAGCGCCGCATTATACCCGAACAAACCCGCGCCTACGAAATCCCGTCTGCCTTCTTCTCCCACCTGGCCGACGGCGAAGATTATATCAGGAAAGACGGGACCATCGTAAAAAACGACTGGGTGACGCTGCCCCCGAACCCCGCCCGGCGGTATGTTTATTGCGCAGACAGCATTTACGACGAAGAACTGGTGCCCTGGCTGCAGGATGCCGACCTCATGTACCACGAAACCACTTACCTCGACGATCTCCGCCAGCGCGCGGCCGACCGGTACCACAGCACCACCGTCCAGGCCGCTACCCTCGCCGGAATGGCGGGCGCCCGGCGGCTCCTGATCGGGCATTTTTCTTCCAAATACACAGAACTGCAACCTTTCCTCGACGAGTGCATCCCCGTTTTCCCCAATACGGAACTCGCGCTCGAAGGGGCGACCTACATCATATAA
- a CDS encoding STAS domain-containing protein, with protein sequence MQFKIDTKEKILIFRLEEAALDAKMAAELEKEVLGIPELTGLNLVLDLHSLQSADARALEAIFTVYQHRYDHGLSAAVTGLNKVLTAELSELHPEMLNIVPTESEAIDMVMMEDLERELDLGDE encoded by the coding sequence ATGCAATTCAAAATTGATACCAAAGAGAAAATACTGATTTTTAGGCTGGAAGAAGCCGCGCTGGATGCCAAAATGGCTGCGGAACTCGAAAAGGAAGTGCTCGGCATCCCCGAACTGACCGGCCTCAACCTCGTGCTGGACCTGCATTCCCTGCAATCTGCCGATGCACGGGCGCTGGAAGCCATTTTTACAGTGTATCAGCACCGGTACGACCATGGCCTTTCCGCCGCCGTAACCGGACTTAACAAGGTTTTAACAGCCGAGCTCTCGGAACTACACCCCGAAATGCTCAATATCGTGCCCACCGAATCCGAAGCCATCGATATGGTGATGATGGAAGACCTGGAACGCGAACTGGATCTCGGCGACGAATAA
- a CDS encoding ATP-dependent Clp protease ATP-binding subunit: MDQNFSPQVKEIITFSREEALRLGNDFIGTEHLLLGIIREGEGTAVKILQALNVDLYELRKEVELAIKDKTGKNIANINSLPLTRQAEKVIRVTVLEAKALKSPTVETEHLMLSILKNKENVCTQILQQFDVDYDTFKNELGFVKSADPKAEFDDPGEEEFEDERKSYASKQKQTNTKSKTPVLDNFGRDITKLAESGSLDPIVGREAEIERVSQILSRRKKNNPILIGEPGVGKTAIVEGLALRIVQRKVSRVLFDKRVVSLDLAALVAGTKYRGQFEERMKAIMNELEKNRDVILFIDEIHTIVGAGGASGSLDASNIFKPALARGELQCIGASTLDEYRMYIEKDGALDRRFQKVMVDPPSVEETIQILNNIKPRYEEYHNVSYTDDAIDACVKLSDRYMTDRLLPDKAIDVLDEVGARVHLKNINVPQNILDLEKQIEDIKQEKNKVVKSQRFEEAAALRDTEKKLGEDLEKAKAVWEEEVKHKRYPIDEEAIAEVVSMMTGIPVKRMVQAENEKLRRMGEDLKSAVVGQAEAISKVTKAIQRNRVGLKDPKKPIGTFIFLGPTGVGKTELAKALARYMFDSEDALIRIDMSEYMEKFSVSRLIGAPPGYVGYEEGGQLTEKVRRKPYSVILLDEIEKAHPDIYNILLQVLDDGILTDGLGRKVDFKNTLIIMTSNIGVRQLKDFGAGVGFSTGARVVNEEENTKAVIEKALKRTFSPEFLNRIDDVIIFNSLSKEDIYTIIDITMKGVLVRLQNLGFSLELTDEAKGFLAEKGYDQQFGARPLHRAIQKYLEDPLAEEILNMNIHNGDILIADLDKENQKLVFSLKNPSKSKSEKSEA, translated from the coding sequence ATGGATCAGAATTTTTCACCGCAAGTAAAGGAGATCATTACGTTCAGTAGGGAGGAGGCTTTGCGACTGGGTAATGATTTCATCGGTACGGAACACCTGCTGCTGGGTATTATTCGTGAAGGTGAGGGAACGGCTGTAAAAATCCTACAGGCGCTGAACGTTGATCTGTATGAGTTACGCAAGGAAGTGGAGTTGGCGATAAAAGACAAGACAGGCAAAAACATTGCGAACATCAACAGTCTTCCCCTGACCCGCCAGGCAGAGAAAGTGATCCGGGTAACCGTGCTGGAAGCAAAGGCGCTGAAGAGTCCCACCGTGGAAACAGAGCACCTCATGCTATCCATCCTCAAGAATAAAGAAAACGTTTGTACGCAAATCCTTCAACAATTTGACGTGGACTACGATACTTTTAAAAACGAACTGGGCTTCGTAAAATCTGCCGATCCGAAAGCAGAATTCGATGACCCCGGAGAAGAGGAGTTCGAAGACGAACGCAAAAGTTATGCTTCCAAACAGAAGCAGACCAACACCAAGTCGAAAACTCCCGTTCTCGATAACTTCGGCCGTGATATCACCAAACTGGCCGAAAGCGGCAGCCTCGATCCGATCGTGGGCCGCGAAGCGGAAATCGAACGCGTTTCGCAGATCCTTTCCCGCCGTAAAAAGAACAACCCCATCCTGATCGGTGAGCCCGGTGTAGGTAAAACTGCCATCGTGGAAGGCCTCGCCCTCCGCATCGTGCAGCGCAAGGTTTCCCGCGTGCTGTTCGACAAGCGCGTGGTTAGCCTCGACCTCGCCGCCCTCGTGGCCGGTACCAAATACCGCGGCCAGTTCGAGGAAAGGATGAAGGCGATCATGAACGAGCTGGAAAAGAACCGCGACGTAATCCTGTTCATCGATGAGATTCACACCATCGTTGGCGCAGGCGGCGCTTCCGGTTCGCTGGACGCTTCCAACATCTTCAAGCCCGCCCTCGCAAGAGGCGAGCTCCAGTGCATCGGCGCCTCCACTTTGGATGAATACCGCATGTACATCGAGAAAGATGGCGCCCTCGACCGCCGGTTCCAGAAGGTAATGGTTGATCCCCCCTCCGTGGAGGAAACCATCCAGATCCTCAACAACATCAAACCGCGCTACGAGGAATACCATAACGTGTCTTACACTGACGACGCCATCGACGCATGCGTGAAACTCAGCGACCGTTATATGACCGACCGCCTGCTGCCCGACAAGGCCATCGACGTGCTCGATGAAGTTGGCGCCCGCGTCCATCTCAAAAACATCAACGTTCCGCAAAATATCCTCGACCTCGAAAAACAGATCGAAGACATCAAGCAGGAAAAGAATAAAGTCGTGAAGAGCCAGCGCTTCGAAGAAGCCGCCGCCCTCCGCGATACCGAAAAGAAACTCGGCGAAGACCTCGAAAAGGCCAAAGCCGTGTGGGAAGAAGAAGTAAAACACAAACGCTACCCGATCGATGAAGAAGCGATCGCCGAAGTGGTGAGCATGATGACCGGCATCCCCGTAAAACGGATGGTGCAGGCCGAAAACGAAAAGCTCCGCCGCATGGGCGAAGACCTCAAATCCGCCGTGGTGGGTCAGGCCGAAGCCATTTCCAAAGTCACGAAAGCCATCCAGCGTAACCGCGTTGGCCTGAAAGACCCGAAGAAACCCATCGGTACCTTCATCTTCCTGGGCCCCACCGGTGTCGGTAAAACCGAGCTGGCAAAAGCCCTCGCCCGGTATATGTTCGACTCGGAAGACGCGCTCATCCGTATCGATATGTCCGAATACATGGAGAAATTCTCCGTAAGCCGCCTCATCGGCGCGCCTCCGGGATATGTTGGGTACGAAGAAGGTGGCCAGCTCACCGAAAAAGTACGCCGCAAACCGTACTCGGTGATCCTGCTCGACGAAATCGAGAAAGCCCATCCGGATATCTATAATATCCTGCTGCAGGTGCTCGACGATGGTATTCTGACAGACGGCCTGGGCCGGAAGGTGGACTTTAAGAACACGCTCATCATCATGACCTCCAACATCGGGGTGCGCCAGTTGAAAGACTTCGGTGCAGGCGTGGGCTTCTCTACCGGCGCCCGTGTGGTGAACGAAGAAGAGAACACCAAAGCGGTGATCGAAAAAGCCCTGAAACGGACGTTCTCTCCCGAGTTCCTCAACCGTATCGATGATGTGATCATCTTCAACTCGCTCAGCAAGGAAGATATCTACACCATTATCGATATCACGATGAAAGGGGTGCTCGTTCGCCTGCAGAACCTGGGCTTCAGCCTGGAACTGACAGACGAGGCGAAAGGGTTCCTGGCCGAGAAAGGGTACGATCAGCAGTTTGGCGCCCGTCCGCTCCACAGGGCCATCCAGAAATACCTGGAAGATCCCCTGGCGGAAGAGATCCTCAACATGAATATCCACAACGGGGATATCCTCATCGCAGATCTCGACAAGGAAAACCAGAAACTGGTGTTCTCCCTGAAGAACCCCTCCAAAAGCAAATCGGAGAAATCCGAAGCGTAA
- a CDS encoding T9SS type A sorting domain-containing protein, which produces MKCFSTILAFSFLPFLAKAQQAAVYIAPGERLQVNPGENFSVYGNMVNNGALGSGNNASIYFFGKSWSNGAGASLPDESVNGITGKGGMFRFYGNNPLYGNQGSQQVFGGYNAVSRLGATFPNIDINNPLGLIMSDLTDLKIRNTLNFTAGHLFLNGWNLVIGNGNPGQITGYSEQAFIVTGTAIAGGFLFREQVKGADGKVVFPIGSSPAGYAPFQIEYSGPADDFRARVFDSVYQYAISGLVNKLDFTNKTWNIARGRTDESDTRLTIQHMDADEGREYSAWRSSSYVSRYLNNAWDNVEPESFPTAGNITTTGTLRNATMHVRRFNKGIRNNEYFTKASILYGPYAPAVFIVFNAYRINESLVQLEWSVARELNNEKFIIERRLDKDTGFVKVGEVFSMAPNGNSTTRLDYKYVDPNGHDGWSYYRIRAVSRNGGRESVTEIREVPPFLRLDVFPNPNFGNFQVRVRGLQSKLLMQIVSSVGQVMEQYHIEGERTIYVNNLAKGTYVLVFYDRQTGRLVRTFKIVVLER; this is translated from the coding sequence ATGAAATGCTTCTCGACCATACTCGCATTTTCCTTCCTGCCTTTCCTCGCGAAAGCGCAACAGGCGGCCGTGTACATCGCGCCGGGAGAGCGTTTGCAGGTAAACCCGGGAGAAAATTTCAGCGTTTACGGCAACATGGTGAATAACGGCGCCCTCGGCTCCGGCAACAATGCATCCATCTATTTCTTCGGGAAATCGTGGAGCAACGGCGCAGGCGCTTCCCTGCCCGACGAAAGCGTCAACGGCATCACAGGCAAGGGCGGCATGTTCCGGTTTTACGGAAACAATCCCCTGTACGGCAACCAGGGCTCGCAACAGGTTTTCGGTGGATATAACGCCGTAAGCCGCCTCGGTGCCACTTTTCCCAATATCGACATCAATAATCCACTGGGGCTGATCATGTCTGACCTGACAGACCTCAAGATCCGCAATACTCTCAATTTCACCGCCGGCCACCTCTTCCTCAACGGCTGGAACCTCGTGATCGGGAACGGCAATCCCGGACAGATAACAGGTTACAGCGAACAGGCCTTCATCGTGACCGGCACCGCCATCGCAGGAGGGTTCCTCTTCCGCGAACAGGTAAAAGGCGCAGACGGAAAGGTCGTTTTCCCCATCGGCTCATCCCCGGCGGGTTATGCCCCCTTCCAGATCGAATACAGCGGCCCGGCCGATGATTTCCGCGCCCGCGTGTTCGACAGCGTGTACCAATACGCCATTTCAGGCCTCGTCAATAAACTGGACTTCACCAACAAAACCTGGAACATCGCCCGCGGGCGGACAGACGAGTCCGACACGCGCCTCACCATCCAGCACATGGATGCCGACGAAGGCCGCGAATACAGCGCCTGGCGATCCTCTTCCTACGTTTCCCGCTATCTCAACAACGCCTGGGACAATGTGGAGCCGGAATCCTTTCCCACAGCGGGCAACATCACCACTACCGGCACACTGCGAAATGCCACGATGCACGTGCGCCGCTTCAACAAAGGCATCCGCAACAACGAATACTTCACCAAAGCCTCGATACTGTACGGCCCATACGCGCCGGCCGTTTTCATCGTGTTTAACGCCTACCGCATCAACGAATCGCTCGTGCAGCTGGAGTGGTCGGTTGCCCGCGAACTGAACAACGAAAAATTCATCATCGAGCGGCGGCTGGATAAAGACACGGGTTTCGTGAAAGTAGGGGAGGTCTTTTCCATGGCCCCCAACGGCAATTCCACCACCCGGCTCGATTATAAGTACGTAGACCCCAACGGCCATGACGGCTGGAGTTACTACCGCATCCGCGCCGTATCGCGCAATGGCGGCCGCGAAAGCGTGACGGAAATCCGCGAAGTGCCGCCGTTCCTCCGTCTCGACGTGTTCCCCAATCCCAACTTCGGGAACTTCCAGGTGAGGGTGCGCGGCCTGCAATCCAAGCTCCTCATGCAGATCGTAAGCAGCGTGGGGCAGGTGATGGAACAATACCACATTGAAGGAGAACGGACGATTTACGTGAACAACCTGGCGAAAGGGACCTATGTGCTGGTGTTTTACGACCGGCAGACAGGCCGGCTGGTGCGGACCTTCAAGATCGTGGTGCTGGAGCGATAG
- the cmk gene encoding (d)CMP kinase, protein MKKIIITIDGYSSCGKSTLAKQLAAKLNYLYIDSGAMYRAITLYFIQQRVDWADTYQVKTALESIQLEFVYNQLTGQSDMYLNEENVEPMIREMVVAEKVSEVAAVREVREFAVAQQQQMGAAKGIVMDGRDIGTVVFPHAELKIFMTADPAVRVQRRFKELYAKNPNISLHEVKENLELRDYIDSNRAVSPLRKADDAIILDNSNLTMDEQLDLVSQWVEDAIMAHSS, encoded by the coding sequence TTGAAAAAGATCATCATCACGATTGACGGATATTCCTCCTGCGGGAAAAGCACGCTGGCCAAACAACTGGCGGCGAAGCTGAATTATCTGTATATCGACAGCGGTGCCATGTACCGCGCGATCACCCTGTATTTCATTCAGCAACGTGTGGACTGGGCAGACACTTACCAGGTGAAAACCGCCCTGGAAAGTATCCAGCTCGAATTCGTCTACAACCAGCTGACCGGCCAGAGCGATATGTACCTCAACGAAGAGAACGTAGAGCCCATGATCCGGGAGATGGTAGTGGCGGAAAAAGTGAGCGAGGTGGCGGCGGTCCGCGAAGTGCGGGAATTTGCCGTTGCCCAGCAGCAGCAAATGGGCGCCGCGAAAGGGATCGTGATGGATGGTAGGGATATCGGCACCGTGGTGTTCCCCCATGCGGAACTGAAAATCTTCATGACGGCAGACCCTGCCGTGCGCGTGCAACGCCGGTTCAAGGAACTCTACGCCAAGAACCCCAACATCTCGCTCCACGAAGTCAAAGAAAACCTCGAGCTCCGCGATTATATCGACTCCAACCGCGCCGTTAGCCCCCTCCGCAAAGCAGACGACGCCATCATCCTCGATAACAGCAACCTCACGATGGATGAACAGCTCGATCTCGTGTCGCAATGGGTCGAAGACGCGATCATGGCACATTCCTCCTGA
- a CDS encoding tetratricopeptide repeat-containing sensor histidine kinase, protein MASASAQDSVRVFRTLDSIRALHDDTAKVNAYLAKSRSMYRYFDQSGRDNPFLQEALALSGRLRYPKGQAEAYNDIGTSRRNKSLYILATEYHEKALKAAIESKNERLIATSHNNVGVDYRRREMLEKAFEHHFQALKIAERINETRSLTVAINSIGNIYLSDAKYDAAIREFTRALDLEQKSDNPLGVAINLGNLGYAYEGLNQLDKAIDFYERSLAVNQQLNNHTGMAICYTCLGTAWQKKGNNAAAMTYLQKALTANEQVEDKVHLAENYLSIGRLLNDEGKLPEARKYIQQALDMGHTWTFNYILQEGYKAMADNYKRAGEFAKSLDNTQLALQYKDSILEERTSTEFAQMKALHEVHQKDNRIKELQKDQEINQLRIRRNLALVIALAGFLFMLIVGGFFYIRHRNLQANRQTLQLELRSLRSQMNPHFIFNSLNSIHRYIWSNNQEEASEYLTKFSKLMRMILDNSQHTFIPLNKELDSLRLYLDLEALRCNHMFDYHIFVDDEINEEEVLIPPMIIQPYVENAIWHGLVHRSEKGRLDIEVGLKGRILEVTVTDNGIGRKLAMEIREKKDRLHNSMGMKVTEGRIALIRKINNTKDANVEITDLHGPEGEAAGTKVRIVLPAEFLF, encoded by the coding sequence ATGGCAAGTGCCTCGGCACAGGATTCCGTGCGGGTTTTCCGCACCCTTGACTCCATCCGCGCCCTGCACGACGATACTGCCAAAGTGAACGCCTACCTGGCCAAATCCAGGTCCATGTACCGGTATTTCGACCAGTCGGGGCGGGATAACCCCTTCCTCCAGGAAGCCCTGGCCCTTTCCGGCCGCCTCCGATACCCGAAAGGCCAGGCCGAAGCGTATAACGACATCGGCACCTCCCGCCGCAACAAATCCCTGTACATCCTCGCCACAGAATACCACGAAAAAGCCCTTAAAGCCGCGATCGAAAGTAAAAACGAACGCCTCATCGCCACCTCGCACAACAACGTGGGCGTCGACTACCGCCGCCGCGAAATGCTCGAAAAAGCCTTCGAACACCACTTCCAGGCCCTGAAAATCGCCGAAAGGATCAACGAGACCCGGTCGCTGACGGTCGCCATCAACTCCATCGGCAATATTTACCTCTCAGACGCCAAATACGACGCCGCCATCCGCGAATTCACCCGCGCGCTCGACCTCGAACAGAAATCCGACAATCCGCTCGGCGTAGCCATCAACCTCGGCAACCTCGGATATGCGTACGAAGGGCTCAACCAGCTCGATAAAGCCATCGATTTCTACGAACGCTCCCTGGCCGTAAACCAACAGCTGAACAATCATACCGGCATGGCCATCTGCTACACCTGCCTCGGCACGGCCTGGCAGAAAAAGGGCAACAACGCCGCCGCCATGACCTACCTGCAAAAAGCGCTCACGGCCAACGAACAGGTGGAAGACAAAGTGCACCTGGCCGAAAATTACCTCTCCATCGGCCGCCTCCTCAACGACGAAGGCAAGCTCCCCGAAGCCCGTAAATACATCCAGCAGGCGCTGGACATGGGGCATACCTGGACGTTCAATTACATCCTCCAGGAAGGGTACAAGGCCATGGCCGACAATTACAAACGCGCCGGCGAATTCGCCAAATCCCTCGATAATACGCAGCTTGCGCTCCAGTATAAGGACAGTATCCTCGAAGAGCGCACCAGCACGGAGTTTGCGCAGATGAAAGCCCTGCACGAAGTGCATCAGAAAGACAATCGCATCAAAGAACTGCAGAAAGACCAGGAGATCAACCAGCTCCGCATCCGCCGGAACCTGGCGCTCGTGATCGCCCTGGCGGGGTTCCTGTTCATGCTCATCGTTGGCGGGTTCTTCTATATCCGCCACCGCAACCTCCAGGCCAACCGCCAAACGCTCCAGCTCGAGCTGCGGTCGCTACGGTCGCAGATGAACCCGCATTTCATCTTCAATTCCCTCAACTCCATCCATCGCTACATCTGGAGCAATAACCAGGAAGAAGCGTCGGAATACCTCACGAAGTTTTCCAAGCTCATGCGCATGATCCTCGACAACAGCCAGCACACCTTCATCCCGCTCAACAAGGAGCTGGATTCCCTGCGGCTGTACCTCGATCTGGAAGCACTGCGTTGCAACCATATGTTTGATTATCATATTTTCGTGGACGATGAGATCAATGAAGAGGAAGTCCTCATCCCGCCCATGATCATCCAGCCATATGTGGAAAACGCCATCTGGCATGGGTTAGTGCACAGATCGGAAAAGGGGCGGCTGGATATAGAAGTAGGTTTGAAGGGAAGGATTCTGGAAGTGACGGTGACGGATAACGGGATCGGGCGGAAGCTGGCGATGGAAATCCGGGAGAAGAAAGACAGGCTCCACAATTCCATGGGAATGAAAGTTACAGAAGGGCGGATCGCCCTCATCCGGAAAATCAATAATACCAAAGACGCGAACGTGGAAATCACCGACCTTCACGGGCCGGAAGGGGAGGCAGCAGGCACGAAGGTACGCATCGTGCTGCCCGCGGAGTTTCTATTTTAA